In the genome of Paramisgurnus dabryanus chromosome 16, PD_genome_1.1, whole genome shotgun sequence, the window GAAATGGACCGTTGCGTGAGGAGTGTTGCGATCAATGTGCAGTGATTGACATCCCATGTGCCTCATAAGACTGACTAGATAacagatgcaaatatttcatgGTGCATCCGTTGTAATAGCAAACCTTTCCAAGTGACAATTTATTTTTCGACAATATGGGGAGCGACAGTGAAATTTTAAACCGGGAGCTGTCAAAGATATCAGATGAAGACTTGCTGGCTTGCTCGAAGGAAGAACTCGTGAACCGACTGCGCATGGAAGAATCGGAAAAGATGTCAGCATTAATACAGCGCGGTCGACTGATCAAAGAGGTCAATAAACAACTGCAGGGACATCTTCTCGAAATCAGGGAACTTAAAGTCATCAACCAGCGTCTTCTAGAGGAGAACCAAGAGCTGAGAGATCTATGCTGCTTTCTGGACGACGACCGCTTGAAAGTAAAGAAGCTCGCGCGAGAGTGGCAACTGTTTGGCCACCAGGCGGCAAAAGTGATGCGCGAGGACCTCGGCGGATACCTCAAGAAACTCGCCGATTTGGAGCGCATGCAAGACGGCCTGGTGAAGGAGAACCTGGACCTGAAGGAACTTTGCTTGGTGCTGGAGGAAGAGTGCGTGAGCAGGAGCGATTCAAGCCCAGGTGGCTCTACGGATCTCAACATACCGTGTATGGTGGCCCGGGACCTGGGTGATGGGAGCTCCAGCACAGGGAGCGTGGGGAGTCCAGACCAACTGCACTTGGTGTGTTCACCAGACGACTGATGGAGAGGCAGTGGAGCACAGCCATATCACTTTAACCTTCTCTTTTATGCTTAGAAGGACTGTATATATGTCTACAAACTCAGAGAGGCAGAGCAGTTTACATTTTCTGAAAATGACATCTCAGCTATTTCAATGGAAATAGACAATGAAGTAGGCTAGTTTACGCATGGCCTTTTGATGCCATAAGTACACTTTTCTCTATATCTCATGAATAACATTTTATAGTTGGGCACCTTTAAAACTTgagtttggttatttttagagGGTGGCAGGCGAATCGAAATAGTTTTAAGCTTTTGAAATGGCACACTTTCACAGAAATCTTCATTTTGGAAAGCATTACTTTGATGGAAATGCTTAATACATACACTGGTATGTATTTCAGCTGTTTTGCTTGCCAAATTTTAGATTTCTTGTAAATCCCATTTAGTAGCATTATTTGAATGTAAGTTTTATCCAAGTATTGCTGGAATTTTCCCATTCATCTCTTATTTAGGGACATAAATAAGTTTAGTTTGGAGGTTGACATTTGAAACAACTAACCATACTGTTAACTTTAACCAGGTTTTAATGTGCACTGATCTGTTCACATGCTGATGTTTCTTCTATGATGCACTACCACAGGGCTGAAATAAATCTTGAATCTTTAAAGATTCACATTTTTAAACTGATTAGAGCCATATACTCTGTAGTGATCTGTTTGAGATCATAAAAAAGCACTGAATACATTTTCAGCAATTCAGAGGATAGTTTCAAAGGATTGTGCAAAGTGAAGCCTCCGTTGTAAGCGGATCAGCCTGATTTTGTGATGTAATGACATGGCTGTAATTTGGAGGCCCAATAGTGTGATTCACTGGAAATGCACGTTATTAACTTTTTTACCCTatgaattttgtgtttgtttattttgaacTGGACAATATAATTGACTAGATGTAGTGATGTGTGCTCCACTAAACATGGTTTTTGTGCTCGACACTGGTTTCAAATTGaacattattttgtattaaGCCCACTTTATGACATAACTGTTCAGCTGTACTGTACAAAGCTTTTTTGTGTTCAGCTCTTGCTTTGATAAGGCTTTAATACATCCTAAATTGACAGACTGATGTTGTATATGACAACATTGACATACAATTTTTAGTAAAATAGTGTTATAGTAGTCTTTTTATTTGCTACGTACTACAAAACCCTCATACATAGGATTGTTTTGTTATACATGTTTAAATCTGAATATCATGACCAGTATTATTTTAGTGAATGCACATTGCAATGGTTTAGACCAGACCCAGTTCTCTGACTGCTTTGTTTCAGGCTATGCTCATAATGAATGGGATGGCTTTAAATACACTTTACTGAGACACCAACTTCCGTTCTCTTGttttttgtgtgtctgtgtctttTATCAGATTTTCATTCTACTTGGAAAATCAATACATGTAATCATGAATACCTAAATCTCGCTGGTTTATTTTTGGCATATTGTTTGCGCAACAGCTCAGAAAGAACAGTAACACTTTAACTCTGCAGGGCATACAGAGATCCTTTCACCAGACCATGTGCTCGCAGTTTACTCAGTACAAACTTCCTC includes:
- the ccdc85b gene encoding coiled-coil domain-containing protein 85B; its protein translation is MGSDSEILNRELSKISDEDLLACSKEELVNRLRMEESEKMSALIQRGRLIKEVNKQLQGHLLEIRELKVINQRLLEENQELRDLCCFLDDDRLKVKKLAREWQLFGHQAAKVMREDLGGYLKKLADLERMQDGLVKENLDLKELCLVLEEECVSRSDSSPGGSTDLNIPCMVARDLGDGSSSTGSVGSPDQLHLVCSPDD